From the Synechococcus sp. HK01-R genome, one window contains:
- a CDS encoding DUF427 domain-containing protein, translating into MKAIFNGTVIAESDDIVMVDGNPYFPRSSMREEYFRESSLTTVCGWKGTARYWDVVVGDQSVANGVWAYDTPKPDAESIRERFAFYRGKGVEVS; encoded by the coding sequence ATGAAGGCGATCTTCAACGGAACCGTGATCGCCGAGAGCGATGACATCGTCATGGTCGATGGGAACCCCTATTTCCCCCGCTCCTCCATGCGTGAGGAGTACTTCCGGGAATCCAGTCTCACAACGGTCTGCGGCTGGAAAGGAACCGCCCGCTACTGGGATGTGGTGGTCGGAGATCAATCGGTCGCCAATGGTGTTTGGGCCTACGACACCCCCAAGCCCGATGCCGAATCGATCCGTGAGCGGTTCGCGTTTTATCGGGGCAAAGGGGTGGAGGTCAGCTGA
- a CDS encoding GNAT family N-acetyltransferase: MIEEIRTLHLEAFSREPLYGPDEARSIADLAETLIQEGRPSFTLERDGAVVAHACYTPLTLIAAPRLKTFVMAPLAVLPAWQRQGLASELMNRAEEALEADALFVLGNPLHYARRFSTPHQVSTPQPTEHGDCWFARALTPGVLKGVRSGSRIEGALNNPELW; the protein is encoded by the coding sequence TTGATCGAGGAAATACGCACTCTTCACCTTGAGGCGTTCTCCCGGGAACCGCTCTATGGCCCCGACGAAGCGCGCAGCATTGCCGACCTGGCGGAGACGTTGATCCAAGAAGGACGCCCCAGCTTCACACTGGAACGGGACGGGGCCGTGGTGGCCCATGCCTGCTACACCCCGCTCACACTGATTGCAGCGCCCCGGCTCAAGACGTTTGTGATGGCACCGCTGGCCGTGCTCCCCGCTTGGCAGCGCCAGGGGCTCGCGAGCGAATTGATGAACCGAGCGGAAGAGGCCCTGGAAGCCGATGCGCTGTTCGTGCTGGGCAATCCCCTGCACTACGCCCGGCGCTTTTCCACACCCCACCAGGTGAGCACCCCCCAACCCACGGAGCATGGTGACTGCTGGTTTGCCCGTGCGCTGACGCCTGGTGTGCTGAAGGGCGTGCGGAGCGGTTCACGCATCGAAGGCGCCCTGAACAATCCGGAGCTTTGGTGA